The following proteins come from a genomic window of Sphingobium sp. TKS:
- a CDS encoding thermonuclease family protein encodes MLIRGFKKWPRNQQIALPILSVFAFGALFNQMQARNSEPVSIHVENPRIIDGDTFETLDKKRVRLSGIDAPDEDGKGNVPKIAAQLYLEELVKQNGGMDCTSDFQDEKLTIEPICNTRRTSWGRSNLSCRFRSNGASVSATMVRHGYAVDYRQHSGLAYARFMKDAADERRGLWGVDYEAMRNLAIERGQLPNKCK; translated from the coding sequence GTGCTGATCCGAGGTTTCAAAAAATGGCCGCGAAATCAGCAAATCGCGTTGCCGATTCTCTCTGTTTTCGCGTTCGGTGCGCTGTTCAATCAGATGCAAGCAAGGAATAGCGAGCCAGTTTCGATCCACGTCGAGAACCCGCGCATTATCGACGGCGATACATTCGAAACGCTCGATAAAAAGCGGGTGCGGTTGTCGGGAATCGATGCGCCGGATGAGGACGGTAAGGGCAATGTGCCCAAGATCGCAGCGCAGCTCTATTTGGAAGAGCTGGTGAAGCAAAATGGCGGCATGGATTGCACCAGCGATTTTCAGGACGAAAAGCTGACGATCGAGCCGATATGCAACACGCGGCGGACAAGCTGGGGCCGGTCTAACCTGTCGTGCCGGTTTCGGTCGAATGGGGCATCTGTTTCGGCAACGATGGTGCGCCATGGATATGCCGTTGATTACAGGCAACATTCAGGGCTGGCCTATGCCCGTTTCATGAAAGATGCAGCCGACGAGCGGCGAGGCCTTTGGGGTGTCGATTACGAGGCGATGAGGAATCTGGCGATCGAGAGGGGCCAGTTGCCGAACAAGTGCAAATGA